Genomic segment of Peribacillus frigoritolerans:
TGAAATCATAAAGATGCTAAGAGAAGTATATTCTGGGAAACGTAAAAAAAGCATAAGTGAATGAAGAAGTCAGGACATGCAAGTTCAGTTAAATATGGGTAGATTGAACAAAATACATAGAAAAATAAAGTAATTCATGGAATGCAGGAGTGCCTATTTTCCAATAGTTTTAATGCCTTTAGCAATCTTAGCCATGATTGTTGATCGGTTCTTTATTTATAAAGTTAGTAAAACTTAATGCTAAGAGTTGGAGGAAAAAAGGATGAAAGATGTACATAATCATGTGTTAACAGTAATTGATTTTATGAAAACCGGACACAAAACCTGTTTTGTGAAAGTAATCGGTTTTGATGCTGAATCCGGACTAGATTTTGAAGGTGAAGTTAAATTTGTCGGTGATTTGCCTTTTGGTGATTTGATTCATCCCGAACGGTCACATTTATCTTCCACTTGCAGGGAATTTGTTCGGGATGATTTGTTGCGCAGATACAGTCATGGGCAGTTTGAATGAACTGGTTGGAATTTTTATAGAGAATCCAATGAGATGATATTCTTCTCACTTGTTTAAAATTGGTAAAATGGCGGGTATAAAGAATATGGTATGTAGGAACTTTTTTATGCCAATCTTCACTTTCAACTGACAAAATAGCATATTTCTCCCTATTTAACTCTCGGACTATAATCCTTATAATATTAAATAGGAAAATATGACATTTAGTGTAGGATTATACTGTTTCTGAGGTGAGTTTCATGGTTTATGCAGATATTTTGAGTAATATACACTCTGCTATCTCCAGCAAAAAAGCTGATTTAAATGTGAAAATTGAACGTTTAGAAAATGCGAAGAACGATATTATAAAAGAGCAAAGCATGTGCTTAAGCGAGATTAGGAAAATAAAAGACCCTGAGCTAGGTGGCAGCTGGACAGGAAATCGCTCGGATCAATTTCAGGAAGCTCGTCATGATGCCTATAATGTGATGTTTAGTATCATTCATGACGATTATGACGATTACCAATGGAAAATCGAGGCGATGATTACAAAGCTGAATGCCGAGAATACGCTTCTGAGCATAGCGGGGAATATAGCCCATGAAGCCGATTCCCTTTTGAGCAAAGGCGAAGAGGCATTTGAACAGCTGGAAAGTAAAATATCCGATTTAAAAAGGCGGTTGTTTTAATGACGACAATCAAACTGAATCATCCTGCCGTAATGAAGCAAGTCGATCAGGTGAAGACGGCACTTGGTACAGTCACGCTTGGAAATTTGCCGGCAGGCGAGCTTGGCAACAATAAATTGGAATTCACTTCGAAATGGATCGACCGCGAAACGAACCTGGAGAAGGTCTTCGAGCAATATATCAAAATCGTCCAGAAAAACGTGGAAGATACCCGTGCCAACATTGACTTATTAAAAGAACAGGATGAAGCCATCGCCCATACGTCTTCACATGGGTATCAGCGATGAAGATATATGAAGCCGAGACATTGACGGCCGCAACAAAGTCGCGTGCCAAGCAATATGAAGACCTAAAGAAGGAAGTCGCAGCCCTGAAAAAGGAATTTCAGGGCATTGTTGGCCTTGATAACGAGTTTCAGGGAGCCGGTGCTACCGCCATCAAAAGCTTCTATGAAGCGCAAATCGAGGTGGCGGACGCCTGGATGGAGCTATTCACGACCCAAATAAGTTTTTTAGAAGGCATTCCAGCCAGTCTGGAAGAGGCGGACCTATCCGGAAATACCGTGGTCGAGGTTCCCTTTTTAGATGGCGAAGTGTCGAACGGTATTAACCAAGCGAAGTCGCTTGTCGATCAACAAGCGAACGATCTCCAAAGGATCCTGAACAGCATTGACGATATCCTGTCTCTTGATATGTTCGACCAAAAGGACTTTAATGAAAAAATCACGCTGGCCGGGCATAGACTGGATGACACCGTGACAAAGGTCGAGAATGTCGACCGGCAATTGGTAGAAGAATATGATGTGTCCATCGGGCAGGAAAACGTGGCCGTTGGCCTCTTCCGTGCTTTGCTTGATGCCACCAAACAGGACGGCCATGTTTCGCCGATGACATTCAACCAATCGGCATTCAAAAATAGTGACGTCTATCAAGTGAAGGATGATGTCGCCGGTCAGATGAAAGACTATCAGACCTTCAAAAAGCAGCAAGCAGAAGCCCGGAAAATCGAACAGGAAATGGAAGAACTCGAAAACCGCCCATGGTACGAAAAAGCCTGGGATACGACAAAAACCTTTACAGGGGAATTCACGGGATATTATGATTCAATCAGGGCCTCAACCGGAGTCGATCCAGTAACGGGTCGCAAGCTGTCCGATGCCGAACGAATCGCCGCCGGCGCCATGGCCGCCGCTGGATTCATCCCCGTCGTCGGCTGGGCCGGCAGGGCCATCAAAGGCGGCAGCGCCCTATACAAAACGGCCAAAGGACTCAACGCAGCGGAACACGCGCTCGATGCCTATAAAACGACAAAAGGCTTTAGCCTCCTCCAGAAAACCGAATACGGGATATACGGGCTCCTCGCAGCCAACGGCCTCGGTGAAGCAGTCACCGGCAAAGACATGTTCGGCAACCAGCTAACCGAGGAACAGCGCCAGAACGGACTGTTGATGGCACTCGGAATCGGAGGTGTGGCAGGTGCTGCGAAGGTCGCTGATAAAGTAGCGAGTGGTACAAAGTTCATTCCTTACAGCAAAGAATTTGCGCAAAAGCAGGTACAGAAGGTTCAAGCCTTCGGCAGGGAAATCGGCAAGGTGGAAGTTCCTCTCCGGATTAGGGTCGAAGAATTAGCGACGGCGTATGGAAACAACTATAAACATGTCACATTTGATAAAACGACGATTAAGGATATCGTGCAGAAGTTTGCGGTGAAAAGACTGTCTACTGTAAATCAGGCAAGGGCTGACGGTGCGATGGTTGAAGCAGTTAGAAATCTACCAGCATATACAAGAAGACCTAACCAACCAAGAAATTATAAATATAAAGAACGTAATGAAGACGGAACTACACTGTACACTTTTATTTCAATCAAAAATGGAAAAGAATATCAAGTAATTTATGACAAAGATGGATTCCCAATTTTTCAATCAAAATTTGAAATTTACTTACCAGAAAAATATTTTTTAGAATCAGATGCTGCACAATTTGAATATTTATCTAAAACCTTATCTGAAGAAATTATAAGCAATCCAGAACTAGCTGAAAAGTTCACAGCGAAAGAATATGAAGTGTTTAAAGAAGGTAGAGTTCCAAAAACACTTACTTGGCATCATCATCAGGAAACAGGTAGAATGCAAATTGTGGATTATTTTGAACACCAAGCAGCCGGACATACTGGTGGAAGGGCTATATGGGGCGGTGGTGAATCGGGCAGAAAAGGTATTATAAAAAAAGAAATTCTGGAGATGGTAACATGGGATTAAAAAAGTGGCTATTTGTAGAGGAAGAAAAACCCGATGAGGGTGTAATTGCTTCGATTGAAAGAGTGTTTGAGATTGAATATCCTGATGACTACAAAATGTGTGTTATGAGATATAACGGAGGTTTTCCAGAGCCTAATATCTTTAATTTTGGTGAAGGGCAACAGGGAGTATTTAATGATTTAATTAGCTTTACTGATAATGATATAAATATAGGGATGTTTTATGAGCTATTTTCTAGTCCAACGTTAAAAGGGATTGTGCCTTTTGCCAGAGATCCATTTGGAAACTACTTATGTTTTGATTATCGAAATAATTATCCTTCTCCCAAAATAATTTTCTTCAATCATGAAGAAGAAGCGTTATCATTAGTTTGTGATACATTTAGTGATTTGCTAGAGCAAATGTATTCTATAGAAGATACAAAGTAGATGGGGGAGCAAAAATAAAATGGAATATAAATTTGAATATACATTTAAAAATATTACAGTAAGTGAACTTGAAAATTTCGAGAAAAAATTTAATTTAGTACTACCGGAAGATTTCAGTAAATTTTTATTATCTAATAATGGTGGAAAAGCGGTAAATAGAAGATTTCAAACAGAAGATCGAACAATAACTTCCTCGATTATACTATTTTTCCCTTTATCTAGTGAAATAGAAGAAAATTTAGAAAGTAATTTCATTAAGTATAATGAAAGCAGGATTGTACCGAAAGATTTTCTCCCTATAGGATTAGATCCGGCTAATAGTTTAATCTGTTTATCTTTAGATAGAGAACAAAAAGGTAAAGTTTATTTTTGTGACATGGACTACTTTGAAGAGGATAATGAATTAAGGAAAGAATTTATTAAACCGATATCTGGAAATTTTAAAGAGTTCATGGATAATTTATTTGTCGCCAAGTAAATAAAGTTTGAATATTGGGTGCGAAAATACAACAAAATAGAACCCGGTGGATTCCAAGCACTATCATCAACGCTTTCTGATGCTATTCTTCAATTTGTTCGTTTTTCTGAATGATATTAAAAGCTATTAGCCATGGTTATAATTCTTTTGACCTTTTATACAAAATAAACCAAAACTTTACTCTTATCAGGTAGCGTCTGGTTTAGAGCAACAGTAAAAGAATTGAATTAATCAAACTACCAAAAAATAACTCAAACTGTAAATGAGATTATTCCAGAAGAGTGGAGTAAAGTAATTTTGTATGGAGAAATTACTGTGGGGACAGGGACAGCGTTCATTTTCTATCACTTAATTTTAATGATAACCTCATATATATCCATGATATACCTTAATTACATATTAGTTGAATGGAGCATAGAGAAACATGGCGGAGGTTAATAAAGATCTTAATAGACTTATTAGAAGAATTTAAACAGAACAATGAACCAATTTAACTTTTACTTTAGAAAGTACAGGGAATTTTAAGGTTGATTATGATTATGTAGATCTATCAGATTCAGATGACCACGAAAGAAGGGTTATTTGGGAATATACTTATTTGGGTATTTTACCTGAATCTGAATATAATAAAAGTATTTTAGAAGAATACCTAAAGAAAGAATAATGAAGGACAAGAAAAGCTTGTTCTTTTGTATGACCTTAACGCAAAAGTTAAGGTCTTTTCATTGTTGATATGAATATGTATCATCTTAAGCCATA
This window contains:
- a CDS encoding YwqH-like family protein, which encodes MVYADILSNIHSAISSKKADLNVKIERLENAKNDIIKEQSMCLSEIRKIKDPELGGSWTGNRSDQFQEARHDAYNVMFSIIHDDYDDYQWKIEAMITKLNAENTLLSIAGNIAHEADSLLSKGEEAFEQLESKISDLKRRLF
- a CDS encoding SMI1/KNR4 family protein, with translation MGLKKWLFVEEEKPDEGVIASIERVFEIEYPDDYKMCVMRYNGGFPEPNIFNFGEGQQGVFNDLISFTDNDINIGMFYELFSSPTLKGIVPFARDPFGNYLCFDYRNNYPSPKIIFFNHEEEALSLVCDTFSDLLEQMYSIEDTK
- a CDS encoding T7SS effector LXG polymorphic toxin → MKIYEAETLTAATKSRAKQYEDLKKEVAALKKEFQGIVGLDNEFQGAGATAIKSFYEAQIEVADAWMELFTTQISFLEGIPASLEEADLSGNTVVEVPFLDGEVSNGINQAKSLVDQQANDLQRILNSIDDILSLDMFDQKDFNEKITLAGHRLDDTVTKVENVDRQLVEEYDVSIGQENVAVGLFRALLDATKQDGHVSPMTFNQSAFKNSDVYQVKDDVAGQMKDYQTFKKQQAEARKIEQEMEELENRPWYEKAWDTTKTFTGEFTGYYDSIRASTGVDPVTGRKLSDAERIAAGAMAAAGFIPVVGWAGRAIKGGSALYKTAKGLNAAEHALDAYKTTKGFSLLQKTEYGIYGLLAANGLGEAVTGKDMFGNQLTEEQRQNGLLMALGIGGVAGAAKVADKVASGTKFIPYSKEFAQKQVQKVQAFGREIGKVEVPLRIRVEELATAYGNNYKHVTFDKTTIKDIVQKFAVKRLSTVNQARADGAMVEAVRNLPAYTRRPNQPRNYKYKERNEDGTTLYTFISIKNGKEYQVIYDKDGFPIFQSKFEIYLPEKYFLESDAAQFEYLSKTLSEEIISNPELAEKFTAKEYEVFKEGRVPKTLTWHHHQETGRMQIVDYFEHQAAGHTGGRAIWGGGESGRKGIIKKEILEMVTWD
- a CDS encoding YwqI/YxiC family protein gives rise to the protein MTTIKLNHPAVMKQVDQVKTALGTVTLGNLPAGELGNNKLEFTSKWIDRETNLEKVFEQYIKIVQKNVEDTRANIDLLKEQDEAIAHTSSHGYQR
- a CDS encoding SMI1/KNR4 family protein, which encodes MEYKFEYTFKNITVSELENFEKKFNLVLPEDFSKFLLSNNGGKAVNRRFQTEDRTITSSIILFFPLSSEIEENLESNFIKYNESRIVPKDFLPIGLDPANSLICLSLDREQKGKVYFCDMDYFEEDNELRKEFIKPISGNFKEFMDNLFVAK